ATgtcgacagacagacatacagagtatgGTTGCCTTGTTACTAAGGAACAATAGAAAacctttcatctctgtgatgtcatctctttgatctgtaatcagttaacAACTGCACCTGGCACCTGCTGTCACCAGCTATTCAGATactgaacaagctctcaaacaaattatcatatcaTCAAAGGGATACTAGCTATCAATAAAATAAGGCTCTCGTGggcaccagaaggcctttgtgaaggtattgatataaaatgtatgttgatAAACTTAGAACTGTGGGCGTATCAGCGATGTAAAAACGTTGTTCGCTCTGCGttctgctcagaaatgtggacgatgtttaacatgacagtgaatggaggaagattgggaactcttgtcatttgaaaggttgctgagcaaaaaatataattcatgATGCAGACATGAGCACATTGGTtgaaactagacaagaataccTACGTTTCAATGTATAAATTGGCAATgacaagttagaattgttgccgtgggagcaagttatagagagagaattttttttaatcccaccactctgtcctccactctGGCTCTAAACATtctgccacaaacacacacattggaaaatctggGACAgtctgaaaacgggacgataCGTCAACTGGGATTTGAGAAAAACAGTGCTTCATATCTGAATGCCCATTCAGCCTAATAAacgccaaagtcttgtcttcggcataaacttttaatcaagtttctacgttaaagtatggcggTACAGCACAGCCCCAAAGAGGGGGCATTTTGAGCAATTTCcagaacatttcccattcaagtcaatgagaAATGTTTAGCTGTTTCTTGCCGATTTCGTGAAAACCGCGTggcaaatctcttagaaaagtcatcGCACACCCTTCCtgatcattacacacgtttcaatgtattttgtgtgcgtgtgttggcaacgctccgggactagtagcgggacaaaaatctggcggaataataataataagtatgggcaATAATAGTCATTGCGCCGATTGCTGCTATTGCAACACactaaattagctggatacatacatggttaaacctcattggCTCTTACCAATGTATAGTTGTGTGCAATAactcccaaaacgtcccaggtAGAGGGACACACtttataaatctttacaatcattcctcaaaagaaccaagcagacctgccttgttgcaccatccaaatTTTCCTCCAAACCTGATATTTTGAGGGCGTGGTTATTTCCACACCTGACATCAggcattttatgctttttcctAAAAATGTACTCTGGTGATCCAGACTGTGCTAACCTGTtatcattttgttaaataagCAGTGGGAAATGTTCTACTCTGCTGCCCCCCAGTGGTAGTACAACAGGTATGCCATGGTGGGTCGGAAAGGGTTTCAACTCCAAAAATAGTGAAATGAGTGAGCCGGAAGCAAACCTGCAACTattgtatatgtactgtatacaacaGTATGTACAATGTATGTCTACAGAATAACATGGGAAATGCTGTAATCACATAACTTAATGGATATTAGggtcatatatttatttttataaaagcatccggtaaatgacatgtaataatgTGTTCATCTAATAAAAATTAGGGTGTTCATTTAACATGGATCtctgacattttttgatttttacattttccagtTGACAACAGACAACACATTTACAACACATTTACCTCAACGAGCATGTCACTGACTTTGCATAACTACTtgtgtttgctgattggacccTTTTGTGTAAAATATCCTTCAGAAGAAGATGACTGATGTTGATGTGTCTACTCTAGAGTTCCCCAGAACTGCCCCCGGACATACAAGCTGATGTCCTTTGACCCCGATGGCGACAGAGTTCGATGTAGATATGGAAGTCTCAGCGAGGGAGAGTGCAGCACATGTAACCAACCCTCAGGCTTTATCTTAGATGaggtaagttaaaaaaattaatttcctAATACATTGACTAATACCTGACTGCTGCTTTGCCTCACCTGACTACTAAATGTTCACATTGTTAGGGCTCTTGTTCATTACACTACCTCAACTCCAACGCCGACCCCAGTCCTTATGGATTTGAGTTGGTGGTGGAGGACTTCCCACAAAGGCATATCACTCTGGCCTACACTGATGGGGGCAGAGACTTCAGGGCTCCACTGACAGCAAGGAGAAAGAGACAAGTTGCTTATGCTACAACTACAGCCGGAACCACAGCTGTCCCATGGTGGAGCTGGTGGTATACTACAGCCCCACCCACAACTACAGCCGAACCCACAGCCGGAACCACAAATCCATGGGGCTCATGGTATACTACAGCCCCACCCACAACTTCATGGGAATGGTGGTATACTACCGACCCACCCACAACTACAGCCGAACCCATAGCCGGAACCACAAATCCATGGGGCTCGTGGTATACTACAGCCCCACCCACAACTCCATGGGGATGGTGGTATACTACAGCCCCACCCACAACTACAGCCCCACCCACAGCACCATGGGGCTGGGGGTACACGTACCCTGGCACCACAAGAAACCTGCAGGCCACCACTCCTCCTCTCAGTAAACTACCATTGCAGTTCTCCGTCCTTGGTGAGTCAGGGTTTTacttgtcctcattttgtctgGCGCAATTTTCAATGAGTCCACTCCACACATGAATAACCTGTCGCTGCACCACCTTCATTCCTGCATGTCGCAGCTCTGGCAACACCTTCATGTGTGGTGTTGGCAGCAACCATCATTTGAGAAATTGTTCagtgtaatttgttttattttcaacctGAATCCCATTTTTCCATGCATTGGTGTCTACGTGAATAAcgtgaacaaaaatctttggAAGTGGTCCAATATTGACCAAGAACGCTGTTATGGGCTGCAAAGTTTAAAGCAAAGTTTATTTAGCCTGAGAAGTATAGGAACATTTTCTAAAGCTTTGAAGGAACACTTAAGATCatctaaagacaaaaaaaatgttatattagGAGATAGTTTGTTTTTACTGGACAATAGCGAGTCAGTGACCAACCCCAATTTCAGGAAAAAATACACAGAATGCTGTCAGTGTCAGCTACAGGCCTGAGGTAACAGCAGATCTTTTGCCTTTAATGGATAATGACAATAACGCTTTCTGAGACAGCTTTAAAGTTTTGACCCACAGGCAGTGTGTTAAAGTGGCAGCTTTCTCATATAACCTATTCATTACCTTTTTCAACTCCAGTGGACCCACCTGCTCCCTCATGTCAGGAGGGACACTACTTGCCTCAGTTTGTGCACCCTACACCTGCACATGGAGCTCGCATCCAGGCAGAGATCAACAAAGAAGTGGAGATCAGAGTCAAAGCACAAGCTGCATACGCAACGTAAGTAAGAACCGACGTCATCGGTGTAGCATTGTGGCGGCAAACCTTCTCATCATTTCAACAAGAAAGTTTAACATCAGCCATAAGAGGAaatctctgctctctctgttttgtgttcCTACAGAATACATGGTATCATCATCAGTGGACCAATGAACATCAGCAAGCACCAGACCGGATATGACGAGTTTGTCATTAGGTGGTCGCCTACCCTGGATGACCTGGGAGATCATTACCCAATCTGCTTCGCTGTCGAAGCAGTGACCGGGTGAGCCTTTGCTTTGATTgcttgatggatggatggatggatggatggatggatggatggatggtcaattagaaaataatgacattacacacaataaaaagcCTAGAGATACATGCATAACAAACAAGTGATGATTTGGATCACATGTGCTAAAAGCAGTGAGAAGAAGTAAACAattctttaaccctcatgttgtcttcatgttgtcctcatgttgtcttcatgttgtcttcatgttgtcctcatcatgttgtcctcatgttgtcttcatgttgtcctcatgtagttctcatgttgtcttcatgttgtcctcatgttgtcttcatgttgtcctcatgttgtcctcatgttgtctccatgtttttctcatgttgtcttcatgttgtcttcatgttgtcttagatagatagatagatagatNNNNNNNNNNNNNNNNNNNNNNNNNNNNNNNNNNNNNNNNNNNNNNNNNNNNNNNNNNNNNNNNNNNNNNNNNNNNNNNNNNNNNNNNNNNNNNNNNNNNGGTTGACTCGGTAGAATTTATCCGAATCAATGTCCATCACTCAATTGTCACCGACCTCAGCGACATGCGAGCATCCATGTCACGTAGTGATTTTTGCAGTTCATCTACCTTCTCTGCCAGACCAGTGGTCACACGAAGCAACTCCACCGACTGGGCCCTGTTGGTGTCAATCCCGTTCTGCGCTTCGACGGTCTGGTCTGAGATGTTGCGAGACAGTTCACAGGACTGGTCAGCCCTTAGATGTAAAACCTTCATCCTCTCAATCACTCCATGTAGGCACTCTTTAAGTTCCCCAGACAGCTGGTGGGTGAATTTGCTGGCGGCTGTCTTACCAATTTTCCGATAGGTCAGCGAGACCCCAAGGGCGACGATCAGGAGCCCCACCAACAGAATTACAATTATCCAAATGTCTTCAACGTCTTCCACAGTGAGAACGTCCAGGCAGACCACCTGCCAATCCCCCCAGGAATCGCGAGCGTAGCCTGCAGGGAACGTCCCACTCGGACATTGTGGCTCCCCCGGAGAagcatgttgtcctcatattgtcttcatgtcctcatgttgtcttcatgttgtcttcatgttgtcctcatgttgtcctcatgttgtcttcatgttgtcttcatgttgtcctcatgttgtcttcatgttgtcttcatgttgtcctcatgttgtcctcgggccAAACTGACCCGTtatcctatatcaatgttctttttaattccccaaaataacatgattgattccacccaacgctcgttggcaagtacaaatccctactttcattaattttgtggtgtcttattcaattttatagcatttgaaaaaagaaagacttaagtgtttttgaaatagtattgagtaaaagttgacatattccagtctgtgattatcatcaacatccattcctttaattttagtctcaatatttcctaatttctgcttttccaactcaaacattaagtataatttcctataaatgaggtttattaaccataaattccaagaaataactgtaaaactagttactaaattagtgttatgtagtgttgaaaaagtacaaaaagtgacaaacattgaaaaaaaagcgtcaaaagtgttgaaaaaagggacaaaaacgtaagaaaaagttgaaaacattgataaaaagcggcaccaaaagtgttgattttcaattttgacaggaagacaacaagtggcttaatcccccccccctccctatAAGTCACTGTTAATTAGTAAAAAAGCCTCAGTCCTGCTTTTCTTCAGGAGGAACAGAATCTGTGGACCTGAGTGACTGTAGGCCAGTTAGCCTATCATCAGTGGTGAtctatatttgctaataatatgttgggattatgttgactttttaatttttgtaaggGTCCTGGACCcgtgttgaagacccctgccttTAACTAGAACTCACTTCTCTTTCACTGACCTTTTAGCTTAGTATTTGTCGGtagttaatacatttttgcattacACAATAGTTGTGCTTTCTGAAAATTTAGCCAGGTatgtcaaatgtaaaacttCTAACTGTGTGAATAATGAATTTGTATGAAGTCATTTCCTTATGATAGGACTAgtgtgcacagtgtgtgtgtgtgaaagcatgATTTAACCTTTGACACCTTTTGCAGAGCCAGTGGAACGCCTTTTCCAAGCACAACCCAAAGTTACCATTACcacccccccccatcctcacAGTAAGTaacctttctttgtgttctgtgttttttttaattacatatcTTAGAAATAAGGAAGAGTGCACATAGCGCTTGTTTCAACTGATCCTGAGAGATTGAAGTTAGGAAGGCTGTgaaccaaaaaaataatcaaggcatctttatttgtgtagcacatttcagtGTTTCCTTAGTTAATTCTTTAAATTACTTgaatcaattacatttaactGAGATTGCTTAGAGGGTTAGGACGACTTTAAAGTTTTAACTCTGTGTTCGCTGATGCTTTTCAGGTCGGGTGTCTATCAGTCCGAGATGAGGTGTGTTCTGGTTGACATCCGGAAGGAGCAAGGTGAGTCTAAGGCCTTCTTCAGTGTTAACATTTTGTAGTTTAACTGCAGCTCTAATGGTGAATGTTTTAACATATATATAACATGCTAAATGATATGTTAGTGCCAAATATTGGCTGCATGGTTGGAGTATTGGCTGATAAACACCTGTTTGCTTACATGGTTTAGTTTATTGgtttacacaaatacaaaaagcacAGATTAATATACATATAATCAATAAAAGATTTGATTGAGGGAGGCAACAAACCCTCAGAGGGTCTTAATCGGGACACTCTTCGCTGAATACTCCAAATAAAGTAGAGAGAAACTGAAAtactgatggaaaaaaaatacacatcaaaTCAACAAGATAAATATGAAAGGTAACATGATACTAGGAGTTACATGGGTTGTTTACAAGACATTACATTAGGGATAAAGTtacatgggaaaaaaaacttcaacagATTTCTTAAAACGTACACATGCTAGCTTTGAAAAATCTCCTAGTTACAACATTGAAATagcaacataaaatatatatcaatataaagCTGGGCAAAATATTGATCTTACATTGATATTGTGATGTGAGACTAGactactaacaaaaagtgtgtacacagagtgaagtgcagtaatttccccattggggactaataaacaaattatcttatcttatcttatctagatatcgtcttagattttggatatcgtaacatgacataagtggtgtcttttctggttttaaaggctgaattacaggaaagtgatgtcatttcctgaactcaccagactgttGCAGCTATTCTATTATCGGCCTTTACCTCcatagtcattatatccacattcctgatgattatttatcaaaaatctcattgtgtaaatatttagtgagagaaccaatagtcaacactacaatatcgttgcggtatcaatatctaggtatttggtcaaaaatatcgtgatattagattttctccgtatcgcccagccctatatCAATATATCAACATTGAATAAATTATCAtatatgtaatgtaaattatatTCCTGTACATATGCCTGCATGTTTTACATTAGCATGTGAAAATATTGCATAATGCAGGTTACATCACACAATAGTCTTTAGAAAATATGCAGTTATCAGCATAATGTtgtcgttttttttaaatggttttaaaacttCTCTCTTTAGTTAAATCCCATGTGATCTGCGGCGAGTCCTCAATGACAGTATCAGTTGAGAAATCTTCGTTCCGTGGACTCAGTGAGGAAAATTTGCGGCTCAGTGACTCCAGCAACACCGCCTGCAGCCTCCAGCGTCACTCCAACAGCACTCACATCGTCGCTGTTGTCCCCCTCAACGCCTGCGGCACTCAGATCGAGGTAACGCAGGGTCATTTGTTTCAACACAAACCGCTATGGACTATGGTCAATTCTTCGTCTCCTCTGGGAAAACACAGGCATGTTGCATTGTTGTATacagtagtgatggccaaatgaagcttgggtgaaccagtgtctttattttctgagcccactagatggcgctcttgtttttaagagaaaggcctaaggcattgcaattcaggGCATTCTTAACACTCTGTTGAGCacagagcgccatctagtgggctcagaaaataaagacactggttcaccaaGCTTCCTTTGGCCATCACTAGCATACGGGAGTAAAATGTAGGGTACATCGTATATACACTCAAattagcagtgcattgtgggtataTTTTAGTGGACTATATAGTGAATGATATTAACTGGGGAGAATTTGAACACTACTataaaatggcaaacacactATATAGTGCACTGTCTCCGTAATAGGGAACAGTTTCCAACGCAGCTTCAGTTCCATCAGCAAGGGGCAGTGAACATCACATGTAAACCTCTTCTAGTAGACCCCAAGAGTACaaatacatagatagatatttattgaacCCAATGAAATGGGAAAtaacagtgttgcagcagcaaaatcagtcacacagcacagaaaccaaatgaaatactaggatacacgAATTAATAGGagtaaaatacaagaacaaatatttgaatgtatatAAGTTGGgtatacaaaaatgtgcaactgcttaagtaGTATGATAAATATGTCAATAAACctattgtgcaggttgcatttgTGCAGCgctgtggtgtctcagagttcCCATACGTtgacatacgtaacccgagacatttcccttcgaggggaactcgaactgcgtcggttacgacaccaTGCCTAagggcgttcccatagtgtcgtaaccgacgcagttcgagttcacctatctcggggaacaagggttacatacgtaacccaaGACGTTTAATCTACACCCAGCGATGActtgttaaagagttttattgcctgtggtagtaATGATGTCCTGTAGGGTTCCGTGCAACATCGAAACTTCTTAGAGAAAGTTCTCCTATATACAACGGTAACAAGGAGTAAAATAGGGAATCTTGAATGCATAACCTTTATCTCTGCAGGAAGATGAGGAAAACCTGATCTTCAAGAATGAAATCACCACGGTGGACAGCTCAGAGTACCTGATCACCAGGAAGCACCAGCTGGAGGTGCAGTTCTNNNNNNNNNNNNNNNNNNNNNNNNNNNNNNNNNNNNNNNNNNNNNNNNNNNNNNNNNNNNNNNNNNNNNNNNNNNNNNNNNNNNNNNNNNNNNNNNNNNNTTTTCAAAAAAAATGAGACTAGCTcgcctctccctcctcctcatactgtcccccctccctcccttctgtgcttccacgCACTATATCAATCACAAGGACAAAATATAGATACCAAACCATAACACAGCCAGTCTCCATCTCAGGCATTACCCACTCTCCTTGTCCTTATCATGTAAATACCTTCAACAGATCAATACCTCTGCCTCTATTATAGCATCCTCTGTAATACGTAGAGTTAATATTTCTTATCtgattctttgtttttgctctgATTAGGTGTAGTGTGGACCCGACTGTTATAATCCATTCCCCTGCCCACCAGAGACAGTTCAAGTTCTGCATGGAGGCCTTCAAGTTCATCGGCTTGCACGACCAGGTAAAGAACGGACTACGtggttagtttagtttattttagtgTAAATGATGGTTCAACTTCATTACCTCTTACCAGTCTCCATGCGCACTTCGTCCACCGCAATCCCACCAATCTGTCCCAAAACGTCCccgttagagaggaaatgccatAAACATCTTCTTTGTAAATCTTGGGACAGACGGCGGCATGTCTGCTGATCTCATGACATCGTGTTCTGTTGCATTCAGGTGTACATCAGCTGTTCAGTGCTGATGTGTGAGAAAGGAAAACCCGGCACCAGGTGCTCACAGGGATGCATCAACTCCACATCAGCAGCTCACCATCATCACCGCCGAAAGAGGGAGGCTGTCACTCAGACTGCGCAGCACTTCATTTCCCAGGGTCCTCTGCGCTTAAGAAGATCAGCAGAAACCTCAGAAAGCCCAGGTATGAAAACAAGGGAGTGTTTTCTTACATGACAGCACACCTCGCCTCACTTGAGTCCCAGTTAGACTTTAGACAAGATTTAAAGTGCATGTTATTCTCTTTTCCCCAGGGAccaacctgaacctgaacctggtTTTCATCGCTGGATGTCTGCTTGCAGCCGTTGGCATGATCAGTGCCGTGGTCATCTACAAAGCCAAAATATCAAGGGTCAAATATCAGCCTTTGCCCGCATTTGAAAGTTAAGACAGAATACCAGTTCTGTATTAGTTACATTCGACTATACATTTGCTTTTCTGTCCAATATTGAGGATTCATGTATCTAAATATCCACCCATTTAAATGAATAACGTTTATATTAACACCTTTTAGAAATGTCTACAGCTACGTCCTCTTCAGCAAGGAAAATGGTATGGTGTATTTTCTAATAACCAACACTGAAAGCAAGGAAGATCACTGCTGATGTTGGTCTCTTGTGGTGTTTTCCCAAagactgtatacatatatatattgattAATTGTAACGTGTGACCGTGGGAGCCCATGTAGCTTTACAAATGCTTCCACTGTTATGTATTATGATTGTAAACATGTCTCTTGATTGATAGATGCACTCCTATCCAACCCTAATCATTCCTATAGTCAAATTTCATCATTACATGACAAAAGCTCTTGACGCCTAGAGTAAAGTCAGTTAATCATGCTATCGC
The Etheostoma cragini isolate CJK2018 chromosome 1, CSU_Ecrag_1.0, whole genome shotgun sequence genome window above contains:
- the LOC117935911 gene encoding uncharacterized protein LOC117935911 isoform X1; its protein translation is MASTLVLLLLVLVSLASASHYFGGSLTFTYKGRNPDGTFKVDLRNRATFDGCQDSHYWYCYNGNCGGSSSYQVGVLDRSSNAPQYNREWCETERVTRRNVPTDRPFQMRADSCCWISTRNGLFNWKLLTSVDLGSRSDTGQPNHSPDIAILPFLRVPQNCPRTYKLMSFDPDGDRVRCRYGSLSEGECSTCNQPSGFILDEGSCSLHYLNSNADPSPYGFELVVEDFPQRHITLAYTDGGRDFRAPLTARRKRQVAYATTTAGTTAVPWWSWWYTTAPPTTTAEPTAGTTNPWGSWYTTAPPTTSWEWWYTTDPPTTTAEPIAGTTNPWGSWYTTAPPTTPWGWWYTTAPPTTTAPPTAPWGWGYTYPGTTRNLQATTPPLSKLPLQFSVLVDPPAPSCQEGHYLPQFVHPTPAHGARIQAEINKEVEIRVKAQAAYATIHGIIISGPMNISKHQTGYDEFVIRWSPTLDDLGDHYPICFAVEAVTGASGTPFPSTTQSYHYHPPPSSQSGVYQSEMRCVLVDIRKEQVKSHVICGESSMTVSVEKSSFRGLSEENLRLSDSSNTACSLQRHSNSTHIVAVVPLNACGTQIEENGENLIFKNTVTLVTHPKDVIIRKCLLELKFECNYPKSVQVKQSFSAHRKNVIESEKGLGTFTYKFEFYPDKKFLTPLAPDTYPLDCDSEQTLYMQIEVASSIENTELFVESCSASPYDIPNYKTTYPIIDKGCAKDPTVVNYSRPHDTKFQFSMEAFKFIGLHEQVYISCSVMICRLGQPDTRCSQGCVNSRSRRDDQHHHLIKREVVTQSSRHFVSQGPLRLRRSAESPRSPGINLNMNLVFIAGCLLAAVGMISSAVIYKAKMSRDKYQPLPSFED